A genomic region of Limnohabitans curvus contains the following coding sequences:
- the modC gene encoding molybdenum ABC transporter ATP-binding protein: MNIHLQLDLARADFDVSVDVLLPAHGITVIYGPSGCGKTTLLRCVAGLEPSARGVVQLGHEVWQDDANHVRLPTHQRALGYVFQEASLFDHLDVAGNLAYGHQRAEKQSRNAMSQAVVQQTIELLGIGHLLKRRSHELSGGERQRVAIARALVTQPRLLLLDEPLAALDHARRQEVLPWLEKLRDDLNIPMLYVTHAVDEVARLADTLLVMNAGRVQANGPVAEVLTQAELPVVVGEDAGALLTGIVLNIDSQWHLAQVGFAGGALWVRDSGLVVGQTVRLRVLARDVSVTLHEATHTSIQNHVPCVVDAITPEAHPSQVLLRLRCGDTVLLARVTARGVYELGLQVGMPAWAQVKSVALVK, encoded by the coding sequence ATGAACATCCACTTGCAGCTAGACCTCGCGCGTGCCGACTTTGATGTGTCGGTCGATGTGCTGTTGCCCGCGCATGGCATCACCGTCATTTATGGTCCCTCGGGCTGTGGCAAAACCACCTTGCTGCGTTGCGTCGCTGGGCTAGAGCCCTCGGCGCGTGGCGTGGTGCAACTGGGCCACGAGGTGTGGCAAGACGATGCAAACCATGTGCGCCTGCCCACGCACCAACGTGCCTTGGGTTATGTGTTTCAAGAGGCGTCGTTGTTTGACCATTTGGATGTGGCAGGCAACTTGGCCTATGGCCACCAACGTGCTGAAAAGCAGAGCCGCAACGCGATGAGCCAAGCCGTGGTGCAACAAACCATTGAGCTGTTGGGCATCGGCCACTTGCTCAAACGCCGCAGCCACGAGCTGTCGGGCGGCGAGCGCCAACGCGTGGCCATTGCCCGCGCCTTGGTCACGCAGCCGCGCTTGCTGTTGCTCGACGAACCTTTGGCCGCGCTCGACCACGCGCGCCGACAAGAGGTGCTGCCGTGGTTAGAAAAGCTGCGAGACGACCTCAACATTCCCATGCTCTACGTCACCCACGCTGTGGACGAAGTAGCCCGCTTGGCCGACACACTGCTGGTGATGAACGCAGGTCGTGTGCAAGCCAACGGCCCTGTGGCCGAAGTGCTGACCCAAGCCGAACTGCCCGTGGTGGTGGGCGAAGATGCAGGCGCGTTGCTGACCGGCATCGTGTTGAACATCGACAGCCAATGGCACTTGGCCCAAGTGGGCTTTGCCGGTGGTGCGCTGTGGGTGCGCGACAGTGGGTTAGTGGTTGGCCAAACCGTGCGCCTGCGCGTGCTGGCCCGCGACGTGAGCGTGACTTTGCATGAGGCCACTCACACCAGCATTCAAAACCACGTGCCCTGCGTGGTGGACGCCATCACGCCGGAGGCACATCCGTCACAAGTGCTGCTGCGTTTGCGTTGTGGCGACACCGTGCTGCTGGCGCGCGTCACGGCGCGTGGGGTGTATGAGCTGGGCTTGCAGGTGGGCATGCCTGCGTGGGCGCAGGTGAAGTCTGTCGCGCTGGTCAAGTAA
- a CDS encoding MFS transporter, producing MSESVKKIPPGIWVLGFVSMLMDISSEMIHSLLPMFLVGVLGMSVFTVGIIEGLAEATALIVKVFSGALSDYLGRRKGLALLGYALGALTKPLFAIASGTGLVIAARLMDRVGKGIRGAPRDALVADIAAPDMRGAAFGLRQSLDTVGAFVGPLLAVGLMLLWANDYRAVFWFAVIPGVMAVLLLLFGVQEPERHMHHKRTNPIQRDNLRRLGASYWWVVAIGGLFTLARFSEAFLVLRAQQSGVAAAFVPLVMVAMNLVYAGSAYPFGWLSDRMSHTKLLALGLIVLIAADVVLASGHHWWTVLIGVSLWGVHMGMTQGLLATMVADNSPADLRGTAYGVFNLISGIAMLVASGFAGWLWDQYGAETTFYAGAIYSLIALLGLAVRWRSMVDNPIDVPR from the coding sequence ATGTCTGAATCTGTCAAAAAAATTCCACCAGGTATTTGGGTACTGGGATTTGTCAGCATGCTCATGGACATCTCTTCGGAGATGATTCATAGCTTGTTGCCCATGTTTCTTGTTGGCGTGCTTGGGATGAGCGTTTTTACCGTCGGCATCATCGAAGGATTGGCGGAGGCTACTGCTTTGATCGTCAAGGTGTTCTCAGGTGCCTTGAGTGATTATTTGGGCAGACGCAAGGGCTTGGCGCTCCTCGGCTATGCATTGGGTGCTTTGACCAAACCGTTATTTGCGATTGCCTCAGGCACCGGTCTTGTCATCGCTGCAAGATTGATGGACCGTGTGGGCAAAGGTATTCGCGGTGCACCGCGCGACGCTCTGGTGGCGGATATTGCAGCACCAGACATGCGCGGTGCCGCTTTTGGTCTGCGTCAATCGCTCGACACCGTGGGTGCTTTTGTCGGACCATTGCTGGCTGTGGGCTTGATGCTGCTTTGGGCTAACGACTACCGTGCCGTTTTTTGGTTCGCTGTGATTCCCGGGGTAATGGCGGTGCTCTTGTTGCTGTTTGGCGTTCAAGAGCCGGAACGGCATATGCATCACAAGCGAACAAACCCCATTCAACGCGACAACTTACGTCGCCTTGGCGCATCGTATTGGTGGGTGGTTGCGATTGGTGGATTGTTCACATTGGCTCGGTTTAGCGAAGCGTTTTTGGTGCTTCGCGCTCAGCAATCCGGTGTGGCCGCAGCGTTTGTTCCACTGGTGATGGTGGCCATGAATCTTGTTTACGCGGGGTCAGCCTACCCGTTTGGATGGCTTTCAGATCGCATGAGTCACACCAAATTACTGGCGTTGGGGTTGATCGTTCTGATTGCGGCAGATGTCGTGTTGGCCAGTGGACATCACTGGTGGACGGTCCTCATTGGCGTCAGCTTGTGGGGTGTTCACATGGGCATGACCCAGGGACTCTTAGCGACGATGGTTGCTGATAACTCACCCGCCGACCTTCGAGGTACGGCGTATGGTGTGTTTAATCTCATCAGCGGCATTGCCATGCTGGTGGCAAGTGGCTTTGCGGGGTGGTTGTGGGACCAATACGGCGCCGAAACAACCTTCTATGCCGGGGCCATCTATTCTTTGATTGCCTTGTTGGGGCTTGCTGTTCGGTGGCGATCGATGGTCGACAACCCGATAGATGTACCTCGCTGA
- a CDS encoding glycerate kinase type-2 family protein yields the protein MQEASPPIPSPSIHPDAFLAMLYQAAVKRALPLHNTAAYLPKSPKGRTVVLGAGKAGGAMAQAVEALWPADKPLSGLVVTRYHHTPPRPAGLPERIEVVEASHPVPDAAGLAAAERILQLTQGLTADDLVLFLISGGGSALLTLPADGLTLEDKQRINRDLLNSGAGIGEMNCVRKHLSRIKGGRLAAACAPAQVVTLTISDVPGDDPSVIASGPTVPDVTTCADALAILKRYKIEVPAAIEAALNVGALETPKPSAEWAKQPVHLIATPQQSLDAAAELARAAGLNAYVLSDELEGESREVGKVHAALARAAAQGKGPFQKPCVILSGGETTVTIRKQTAGTPKGRGGRAGEFCLGLAVALQAQAGVWAIAADTDGIDGIEDNAGARVTPDTLSRAEAHGVKAADCLDRNDAYGFFEAVGDLVVTGPTHTNVNDFRAMLVL from the coding sequence ATGCAAGAAGCAAGCCCACCTATTCCTAGCCCGTCCATCCATCCCGACGCATTTTTAGCCATGCTCTACCAAGCCGCCGTCAAGCGAGCTTTGCCACTGCACAACACCGCGGCTTATTTGCCCAAGTCCCCCAAGGGCCGCACCGTGGTGCTGGGCGCTGGCAAAGCCGGTGGTGCGATGGCGCAAGCGGTTGAAGCGCTGTGGCCTGCTGACAAGCCGTTGTCGGGCTTGGTGGTCACGCGCTACCACCACACGCCACCGCGTCCTGCGGGTTTGCCTGAGCGTATTGAGGTGGTCGAGGCGTCGCACCCCGTGCCCGATGCGGCAGGCTTGGCCGCTGCCGAGCGCATCTTGCAACTCACCCAAGGGCTGACCGCTGACGACTTGGTGTTGTTCTTGATTTCTGGCGGTGGCTCGGCCTTGCTGACGCTGCCCGCTGATGGCTTGACGCTGGAAGACAAGCAGCGCATCAACCGCGATTTGCTCAACAGTGGCGCTGGCATTGGCGAGATGAATTGCGTGCGCAAACACCTCTCGCGTATCAAAGGCGGTCGCTTGGCCGCCGCTTGCGCGCCGGCCCAAGTGGTCACGCTCACCATCAGCGATGTGCCGGGTGACGACCCCTCTGTCATTGCCAGCGGCCCCACGGTGCCCGACGTCACCACCTGTGCAGATGCTCTGGCCATTTTGAAACGCTACAAGATCGAAGTGCCTGCCGCCATTGAAGCCGCGCTGAACGTGGGCGCACTAGAAACACCCAAACCCAGCGCTGAATGGGCCAAGCAGCCCGTGCATTTGATCGCGACACCGCAGCAGTCGCTAGACGCTGCCGCCGAGTTGGCCCGTGCCGCAGGCCTGAATGCTTACGTGCTGAGCGACGAGCTAGAAGGCGAGTCACGCGAAGTCGGCAAAGTACACGCCGCCTTGGCGCGCGCCGCGGCGCAGGGCAAAGGGCCTTTCCAAAAACCATGCGTCATTTTGAGCGGTGGCGAAACCACGGTGACCATTCGCAAGCAGACAGCGGGTACGCCTAAAGGTCGAGGCGGCCGTGCCGGTGAGTTTTGTTTGGGCCTCGCCGTGGCCTTGCAAGCACAAGCTGGCGTGTGGGCCATTGCCGCCGACACCGATGGCATTGATGGCATCGAGGACAACGCAGGTGCCCGCGTCACACCCGATACCTTGTCCCGTGCCGAGGCCCACGGTGTGAAAGCGGCGGACTGTCTAGACCGAAACGATGCCTACGGTTTTTTCGAGGCCGTGGGTGACTTGGTGGTCACGGGCCCCACACACACCAATGTCAACGACTTCCGCGCGATGTTGGTGCTTTAA
- a CDS encoding ABC transporter ATP-binding protein, whose protein sequence is MPQPRLQLTHITKRYPAVVANDAIHLTVQPGEIHAVLGENGAGKSTLMKIIYGAVKPDAGEIRFNGELAQIRNPQEARRLGISMVFQHFSLFDTLSVAENVWLGLDKSFSLAEVTQRITDTAAQYGLDIDPARPVHTLGVGEMQRVEIIRALLTNPQLLILDEPTSVLTPQAVEKLFVVLRQLASEGRSILYISHKLHEIRALCTACTVMRAGRVTGVCDPRQETNASLSQLMIGSLPPELHVREHKPGAAVLSVHDLALKADDPFGVDLNGVNLQVRAGEVVGIAGVSGNGQRELLFALSGEDMRAAADSIQLSGQGMGQLNPDQRRDLGLHFVPEERLGRGAVPSLSLAQNLLLTRHDAVASKGVVGALGWLNLKTLHTQAAHIIAKYHVKAGGPDAAARSLSGGNLQKFLVGREIEAAPKLLIVSQPTWGVDVGAAAQIRAALLALRDAGCAVLVVSEELDELLELSDRLHVMAEGRLSPALTREEASVSRIGAWMSGLWDKSTKEVNHAAS, encoded by the coding sequence ATGCCCCAACCCCGACTGCAACTGACCCACATCACCAAGCGCTACCCCGCGGTAGTGGCCAACGATGCCATCCACCTCACGGTGCAGCCGGGTGAAATTCACGCCGTGTTGGGCGAGAACGGCGCGGGTAAATCCACGCTGATGAAAATCATCTACGGCGCGGTCAAGCCCGATGCGGGCGAGATTCGCTTCAACGGCGAGCTGGCCCAGATTCGCAACCCGCAAGAAGCACGGCGACTGGGCATCAGCATGGTGTTTCAGCACTTCAGCTTGTTTGACACGCTCAGCGTGGCCGAGAACGTGTGGTTGGGCCTGGACAAATCGTTCAGCTTGGCTGAGGTGACGCAGCGCATCACCGACACTGCCGCGCAATACGGCCTCGACATTGACCCCGCCCGACCCGTGCACACGCTGGGTGTGGGCGAGATGCAGCGCGTGGAAATCATCCGCGCTTTGCTGACCAACCCGCAGCTGCTCATCTTGGACGAGCCCACCTCGGTGCTGACCCCGCAAGCGGTGGAAAAACTGTTTGTGGTGTTGCGTCAACTCGCCAGTGAAGGCCGCAGCATTTTGTACATCAGTCACAAGCTGCACGAAATTCGTGCGCTGTGTACCGCTTGCACCGTGATGCGTGCAGGCCGCGTGACCGGCGTGTGCGACCCGCGCCAAGAAACCAATGCCTCGCTGAGCCAACTGATGATTGGCAGCTTGCCCCCCGAGCTGCATGTGCGCGAGCACAAGCCCGGCGCTGCTGTGCTGAGCGTGCATGATTTGGCGCTAAAAGCCGACGACCCGTTTGGCGTGGACTTGAACGGTGTGAACCTGCAAGTGCGTGCCGGCGAAGTGGTGGGCATTGCCGGTGTGTCGGGCAACGGCCAACGCGAGCTGCTGTTTGCGTTGTCGGGTGAAGACATGCGCGCGGCGGCTGACAGCATTCAACTCAGCGGCCAAGGCATGGGCCAGCTCAACCCTGACCAACGCCGCGACCTCGGCCTGCACTTTGTGCCTGAAGAACGTTTGGGTCGAGGCGCAGTGCCCAGCCTGAGCCTTGCACAAAACCTATTGCTGACTCGCCATGACGCGGTGGCCTCCAAAGGTGTGGTGGGTGCTTTGGGTTGGCTTAATTTGAAAACGCTGCACACCCAAGCGGCCCACATCATTGCCAAATACCACGTGAAAGCGGGCGGGCCCGATGCGGCTGCGCGTTCGCTGTCGGGTGGCAATTTGCAAAAGTTTTTGGTGGGCCGCGAGATTGAAGCCGCGCCCAAGTTGCTCATCGTGTCGCAGCCCACATGGGGTGTGGACGTGGGCGCTGCCGCGCAAATACGCGCCGCACTGTTGGCCCTGCGCGATGCAGGCTGCGCCGTGCTGGTGGTGAGTGAGGAGTTAGACGAATTGTTAGAACTGTCAGACCGCCTGCATGTGATGGCCGAAGGCCGCTTGTCGCCCGCGCTCACACGCGAAGAAGCCAGTGTGTCGCGCATCGGCGCGTGGATGAGTGGCTTGTGGGACAAGTCCACAAAGGAGGTGAACCATGCTGCGTCTTGA
- a CDS encoding ABC transporter permease — MLRLEPRAQPSTLWRYASPLLALAITVVLGVILFVALGKDPVRGLGVFFWEPIKSVYALSELIVKATPLLLIALGLAVCFRSNVWNIGAEGQFVMGAVFASGVALMADANTGAGFWVLILLAGIAGGMVWAGITAFLRDRFHASEILVSLMLVYVAIMALNFMVYGPWKDPLGYNFPQTKTFDAITQIPKLISGTRVNIGVLLALAGAGALWVFLFRTHAGFAQQVGGLAPDAARYAGFSSRKALWLALLTSGAAAGLAGALEVAGPLRQLTPFVPVGYGFAAIIVAFVGRLHPVGMVLSAVLMSMFYIGGELAQSRLGLPRSLTGVFQGLLLFTLLACDTLMQYRVRWVSKVEAL; from the coding sequence ATGCTGCGTCTTGAGCCGCGTGCCCAGCCTTCGACGCTGTGGCGTTATGCCTCGCCCTTGCTGGCGCTGGCCATCACGGTGGTGTTGGGTGTGATTCTTTTTGTTGCGCTCGGCAAAGACCCCGTGCGTGGGTTGGGTGTGTTCTTTTGGGAACCCATCAAGAGTGTGTATGCCTTGTCTGAGTTGATTGTCAAAGCCACGCCGCTGTTGTTGATTGCCTTGGGGCTGGCCGTGTGCTTTCGCTCCAACGTTTGGAACATCGGAGCAGAAGGCCAGTTTGTGATGGGCGCGGTGTTTGCCTCTGGCGTGGCGCTGATGGCCGATGCCAACACGGGCGCAGGCTTTTGGGTGCTCATCTTGCTTGCGGGTATTGCAGGCGGCATGGTGTGGGCGGGCATCACCGCGTTCTTGCGGGACCGTTTTCACGCGAGCGAAATTTTGGTCAGCTTGATGCTGGTGTACGTGGCCATCATGGCACTCAACTTCATGGTGTACGGCCCGTGGAAAGACCCGTTGGGCTACAACTTTCCGCAAACCAAAACCTTTGATGCCATCACCCAAATCCCCAAACTCATCAGCGGCACACGCGTCAACATAGGTGTGTTGCTGGCGTTGGCAGGGGCGGGGGCTCTGTGGGTGTTTTTGTTTCGCACGCACGCAGGGTTTGCGCAGCAGGTGGGCGGATTGGCCCCTGATGCCGCGCGCTATGCGGGCTTCTCGTCACGCAAGGCCTTGTGGCTGGCGCTGCTCACCTCGGGCGCTGCCGCTGGTTTGGCGGGTGCTTTAGAGGTGGCTGGGCCGCTGCGTCAGCTCACGCCGTTTGTGCCAGTGGGCTATGGCTTTGCCGCCATCATCGTGGCCTTTGTGGGGCGCTTGCACCCCGTGGGCATGGTGCTGTCGGCAGTGTTGATGAGCATGTTCTATATCGGCGGTGAGCTGGCGCAATCGCGCTTAGGGTTGCCGCGTTCACTCACGGGCGTGTTTCAAGGTTTGTTGTTGTTCACCCTGTTGGCATGTGACACCTTGATGCAATACCGCGTGCGTTGGGTATCGAAAGTGGAGGCACTGTGA
- a CDS encoding ABC transporter permease, whose protein sequence is METYALLWASTMNAGTVLALASLGLLINEKAGIVNLGAEGMMLCAAIAGFATVATTGSDTLGFLAGMGAGALMAALFGVLVIWMNTNQYATGLALSLFGGGFSAFVGVGFVQAKLPERVQFEVPLLADIPLIGSALFKHHPLVYGAIALALGLIYFLYRTRAGLVLRAVGESPESAHALGYPVRRIRLLAVVVGGALCGLAGAYISIIYTPLWVEGMIAGKGWIALALTTFATWRPARVLLGAYLFGGVTMLQFHLQATGVDVPSQFLSMLPYLSTIVVLALISKNPRWLRVNMPASIGKPFYPG, encoded by the coding sequence ATGGAGACTTACGCACTGTTATGGGCCTCCACTATGAACGCAGGCACTGTTTTGGCGCTGGCTTCGCTTGGCCTTTTGATCAACGAAAAAGCAGGCATTGTGAATTTGGGGGCCGAGGGCATGATGCTGTGCGCCGCCATCGCCGGCTTTGCCACCGTAGCCACCACGGGCAGCGACACACTGGGCTTTTTGGCAGGCATGGGCGCAGGCGCGCTGATGGCTGCATTGTTTGGCGTGTTGGTGATTTGGATGAACACCAACCAATACGCCACAGGCCTCGCACTTAGCTTGTTTGGCGGCGGTTTTTCGGCCTTTGTTGGCGTGGGCTTTGTGCAGGCCAAGCTGCCTGAGCGCGTGCAGTTTGAAGTGCCACTCTTGGCTGACATTCCCTTAATTGGTTCCGCTTTGTTCAAACACCACCCCTTGGTGTACGGCGCGATTGCGCTGGCTTTGGGTTTGATTTATTTCCTTTACCGCACCCGCGCTGGCTTGGTGTTGCGTGCCGTGGGCGAGTCGCCCGAGTCAGCCCATGCGTTGGGTTACCCCGTGCGCCGCATCCGCTTGTTGGCGGTGGTCGTAGGCGGTGCCTTGTGCGGTTTGGCAGGCGCTTACATCTCCATCATCTACACGCCGCTGTGGGTGGAAGGCATGATCGCGGGCAAGGGTTGGATCGCTTTGGCGCTCACCACCTTCGCCACATGGCGCCCGGCACGCGTATTGCTTGGTGCATATCTGTTCGGTGGGGTAACCATGCTGCAGTTCCATTTACAGGCCACGGGCGTGGATGTGCCCAGCCAGTTTTTGAGCATGCTGCCCTACCTGTCCACCATCGTGGTGCTGGCGCTGATTTCTAAAAATCCGCGTTGGCTCAGGGTAAACATGCCCGCCTCGATTGGTAAACCGTTTTATCCCGGTTGA
- a CDS encoding 8-oxoguanine deaminase translates to MTTLLIHRARCIATQDDANTELNDASLLLRDGRIERIIPAGENTDAEMSELLKQVDEVIDARRHVVVPGLINTHHHMVQSLTRAVPQVQNAELFSWLKGLYPIWAGLTPEMVLVSNQVAMAELLLSGCTTSSDHLYIYPNGVRLDDSIEAAHTIGMRFTATRGSMSVGESQGGLPPDRVVEKEAFILKETQRLIETYHDASFGAMTHVAVAPCSPFSVSQDLMRESAKLARAHKVRLHTHLAENDHDIAYTKEKFNCTPAQYAEDLGWVGHDVWHAHCVKLDDEGTYLFARTRTGIAHCPCSNMRLASGILPLRKMLDAGVPIGLGVDGSASNDGSHLLNEARQAMLLARVGRALDDPRVEDGHTVFGCDRGPSEMTPRDALRLATRGGAEVLGRAHELGQIKEGYCADIAMFRTDTLSMAGGAVHDPVGALLLCASDNADYTIVNGRVVVRKGEIATVDMGPLIERHNQLALQLTLGAK, encoded by the coding sequence ATGACCACCCTGCTCATCCACCGCGCACGTTGCATCGCCACGCAAGACGATGCCAACACCGAACTCAACGACGCCTCGCTGCTGCTGCGGGATGGCCGTATTGAACGCATCATTCCTGCTGGCGAAAACACAGACGCCGAAATGAGCGAACTGCTGAAGCAAGTCGACGAAGTGATTGACGCCCGCCGCCATGTGGTGGTGCCCGGCCTCATCAACACGCACCACCACATGGTGCAAAGTCTCACGCGTGCCGTGCCGCAAGTGCAAAACGCCGAGCTGTTCAGCTGGCTCAAAGGGCTGTACCCCATTTGGGCGGGGCTCACACCCGAGATGGTGCTGGTGTCTAACCAAGTGGCGATGGCCGAGCTGCTGCTGAGCGGCTGCACCACCAGCAGCGACCACCTGTACATCTACCCCAACGGCGTGCGACTGGACGACAGCATTGAAGCCGCGCACACCATTGGCATGCGCTTTACGGCCACACGCGGCAGCATGAGCGTGGGCGAAAGCCAAGGCGGCCTGCCGCCCGACCGCGTGGTGGAAAAAGAAGCCTTCATCCTCAAAGAAACTCAACGCCTGATTGAGACGTACCACGACGCCAGCTTTGGCGCTATGACGCACGTGGCCGTGGCTCCTTGCTCGCCCTTTAGCGTGAGCCAAGACTTGATGCGCGAATCCGCCAAACTGGCCCGCGCACACAAGGTGCGCCTGCACACGCACTTGGCCGAGAACGACCATGACATCGCGTATACCAAAGAAAAATTCAACTGCACGCCTGCGCAATACGCCGAAGACCTCGGCTGGGTGGGCCACGACGTGTGGCACGCCCACTGCGTGAAGCTGGACGACGAAGGCACGTATTTGTTTGCACGCACGCGCACAGGCATTGCCCACTGCCCGTGCAGCAACATGCGCTTGGCCAGCGGCATCTTGCCCCTGCGCAAAATGCTAGATGCCGGTGTGCCCATTGGTTTGGGCGTAGATGGGAGCGCCAGCAATGATGGTTCGCATCTGCTGAACGAAGCCCGCCAAGCCATGCTGTTGGCACGCGTGGGCCGAGCACTAGACGACCCGCGCGTCGAAGACGGGCATACCGTATTCGGCTGTGACCGCGGCCCATCTGAGATGACACCCCGCGACGCCCTGCGCCTAGCCACACGTGGCGGCGCAGAAGTGCTGGGCCGTGCGCACGAGCTGGGACAAATCAAAGAGGGCTATTGCGCCGACATCGCCATGTTCCGCACCGACACACTCAGCATGGCCGGTGGCGCAGTGCACGACCCCGTGGGCGCGCTGCTGCTGTGCGCCAGCGACAACGCCGACTACACCATCGTGAATGGCCGCGTGGTGGTGCGCAAGGGTGAAATTGCCACGGTGGATATGGGGCCGTTGATTGAGAGGCATAACCAACTGGCTTTGCAGTTGACGTTGGGGGCAAAGTGA
- a CDS encoding acyl-CoA thioesterase — protein MSKTIVYKQKVEFGDCDPARIVWFPNYFRWIDAASRNFFVQCGVPPWHETEKTLGVLGTPIVDTHARFINTASYGDVLDIHVTITEWRTKSFVTQYQIRRGGDLIMECDEVRIFAAHRAAVGDPQPGIRAVPIPPSIRSLCE, from the coding sequence ATGAGCAAAACCATTGTTTACAAGCAGAAGGTCGAGTTTGGCGACTGCGACCCCGCACGCATTGTCTGGTTCCCCAACTACTTTCGTTGGATTGATGCCGCCTCGCGCAACTTCTTTGTGCAATGTGGCGTTCCGCCCTGGCATGAAACCGAAAAGACCTTGGGTGTCTTGGGCACCCCCATCGTGGACACGCATGCGCGCTTCATCAATACGGCCAGTTACGGCGATGTGTTGGACATTCACGTCACCATCACCGAGTGGCGCACCAAGAGCTTTGTGACGCAGTACCAAATTCGTCGCGGGGGCGACCTGATCATGGAATGCGACGAAGTACGTATCTTTGCCGCCCACCGCGCCGCCGTGGGCGATCCGCAGCCAGGCATTCGTGCCGTGCCGATTCCGCCGTCGATTCGCAGCTTGTGCGAATGA
- a CDS encoding CidA/LrgA family protein yields the protein MIQGLVQLFIFQALGELVSKFALPFIPGPVLGLVLLLAYLSVRGHVPAAIDLVGGSVLQHLGLLFIPASVGVVLYLPVLQANAWAISAALVVSVVATVAVTAGLLKVLAKKEPTHE from the coding sequence ATGATTCAAGGCCTCGTTCAACTCTTCATCTTTCAAGCGCTCGGCGAGCTGGTGTCTAAGTTCGCCCTACCCTTCATCCCTGGCCCTGTGTTGGGCTTGGTGTTGTTGCTGGCGTATCTCAGCGTGCGCGGTCACGTGCCTGCGGCGATTGATTTGGTGGGCGGCAGCGTTCTGCAGCACTTGGGGTTGTTGTTCATCCCCGCGTCGGTGGGCGTGGTGCTTTACTTGCCCGTGTTGCAGGCCAACGCATGGGCCATCAGCGCGGCGCTGGTGGTGAGCGTGGTGGCCACGGTGGCGGTGACGGCGGGTTTACTCAAGGTGTTGGCCAAGAAGGAGCCGACGCATGAGTAA
- a CDS encoding LrgB family protein — MSNEFQTHLPPISEIWVYLSGSPLLALVLTLSAYLLGLTLYERSQRNPLANPVLIAVVVVTFSISVLDMPYAKYFEGAQFVHFLLGTATVSLAIPIYKGFASLKGRMGVLLLSLVAGGVTSVFTAVGMARWLGVDESLVRGLVAKSVTAPIAMGIAERVQASPTLTAIFAVSTGILGAVLGRYVLDALRATAWWQRGFALGVAAHGIGTSRAFSVHPEAGAYASLGMGLHGIVGAVVIPQAVAWWF, encoded by the coding sequence ATGAGTAATGAATTTCAAACGCACCTGCCGCCGATTTCTGAAATTTGGGTGTATCTCTCGGGCAGCCCGCTGCTGGCTTTGGTGCTGACGCTGAGCGCGTATTTGCTGGGCCTCACGCTGTACGAGCGCAGCCAGCGCAACCCGCTGGCCAACCCTGTGTTGATTGCGGTGGTGGTGGTCACGTTCAGCATCAGCGTGCTCGACATGCCGTATGCCAAATATTTCGAGGGCGCGCAGTTTGTGCACTTCTTGCTGGGCACGGCCACTGTGTCGCTGGCCATTCCGATCTACAAAGGTTTTGCGTCGCTCAAGGGCCGCATGGGCGTGTTGCTGCTGTCGCTGGTGGCGGGCGGCGTCACCTCGGTGTTCACCGCGGTGGGCATGGCGCGTTGGTTGGGTGTGGACGAATCGTTGGTGCGCGGCTTGGTGGCCAAGTCGGTCACCGCGCCCATTGCGATGGGTATTGCCGAACGCGTGCAAGCCTCGCCCACCTTGACCGCCATCTTTGCGGTGAGCACCGGTATCTTGGGCGCCGTGCTGGGCCGCTACGTGTTGGATGCCTTGCGCGCGACCGCATGGTGGCAACGCGGTTTTGCCTTAGGCGTAGCGGCACACGGCATAGGCACCTCACGCGCTTTCAGCGTACACCCCGAAGCAGGCGCCTACGCCAGCCTGGGTATGGGCTTGCACGGCATTGTGGGTGCGGTGGTGATTCCGCAAGCGGTGGCTTGGTGGTTTTAA